Proteins found in one Drosophila innubila isolate TH190305 chromosome X, UK_Dinn_1.0, whole genome shotgun sequence genomic segment:
- the LOC117785804 gene encoding N-chimaerin isoform X1 → MSKVAGTVATLPGGGEPSSPVQKVWKPELYKIQLDAPAPNPVRCQRILEDNNQAVRLYGSEYHGLMGHLEAEQLLSNASDGSYLVRRSPKSDGYYTLSVRFNKRTKHYKVFYKTGPGQGHGHYLREQDKHYETVHEMVADGLINFHMQLHASPIIQQINQQTKNCYQQSPYMTLNRRKLRALSNEMGKSSVSASVSVDDCDANTTTVADIPVDNPLISQQVTQQQLPPQDPMPLVYEKPHNFKVHTFKGLNWCEFCANFLWGFTAQGVKCEACGFMAHNKCSELVPPKCVPDLKCIRGVFGTDLTTMVQLHQCNIPFVVRRCVEEVEARGMLQEGIYRVSGFADEIDALKLALDRDGDKTDMSEAAYGNVNVIAGTLKLYLRLLPVPLITFQAYPSFMTAGRNAKQTEQLQLMAEAVRRLPPAHYSCLQYMLEHLKRVASHYAVNKMNEHNLATVFAPTLIATPQHMTNLTEEIFMLSSLITHCETIFASSSSSSSTS, encoded by the exons ATGTCAAAAGTAGCGGGCACAGTGGCTACACTGCCTGGCGGAGGTGAACCGAGTTCTCCCGTCCAAAAGGTGTGGAAACCGGAAC TGTATAAAATCCAATTGGATGCACCCGCACCGAATCCGGTGCGTTGCCAACGCATCTTGGAGGATAACAATCAGGCGGTGCGATTATACGGCAGTGAATATCACGGCCTGATGGGACACCTAGAGGCGGAGCAGCTGCTGTCGAATGCCAGCGATGGCAGCTATCTGGTGCGACGCAGTCCCAAAAGCGATGGATACTACACGCTGAGCGTGAGATTCAACAAGCGGACAAAGCACTACAAGGTCTTTTACAAAACGGGTCCGGGACAAGGCCATGGACACTACTTGCGGGAGCAGGACAAACACTATGAGACGGTGCATGAAATGGTCGCCGACGGACTGATCAACTTCCATATGCAGCTGCACGCCAGCCCCATCATACAGCAGATCAATCAGCAGACCAAAAACTGTTACCAACAGAGTCCCTACATGACCCTCAATCGTCGCAAGCTGCGCGCACTCTCCAACGAGATGGGCAAGTCATCTGTCTCCGCCTCTGTCTCGGTAGATGATTGTGATGCAAACACGACGACTGTGGCAGACATTCCTGTGGACAATCCACTGATTAGTCAGCAGGTGacgcagcaacagctgccaccACAGGATCCCATGCCGTTGGTCTATGAGAAGCCGCACAATTTCAAGGTGCACACCTTCAAGGGACTTAACTGGTGTGAGTTCTGCGCCAACTTCCTCTGGGGCTTCACGGCGCAGGGCGTCAAGTGTGAGGCATGCGGCTTTATGGCGCACAACAAGTGCTCGGAGCTGGTGCCGCCGAAGTGTGTGCCCGACCTGAAGTGCATACGCGGTGTCTTTGGCACCGATCTGACCACCATGGTCCAGCTGCATCAATGCAACATACCATTTGTGGTGCGACGCTGTGTCGAGGAGGTCGAGGCACGTGGCATGCTACAGGAGGGCATCTATCGGGTCTCTGGCTTTGCCGATGAGATCGATGCACTCAAACTGGCGCTCGATCGCGACGGCGACAAGACGGACATGTCCGAGGCGGCCTATGGCAATGTCAATGTCATTGCCGGCACTCTCAAGCTGTATCTGCGCCTGCTGCCCGTACCGCTCATCACGTTCCAGGCGTATCCCAGTTTTATGACTGCAGGTC GCAACGCGAAGCAGACGGAACAGCTGCAGTTGATGGCGGAGGCAGTGCGTCGATTGCCGCCAGCTCATTATAGCTGCCTCCAATACATGCTGGAGCATCTCAAGCG TGTTGCATCACATTACGCCGTCAACAAGATGAATGAGCACAATTTGGCAACTGTGTTTGCGCCCACGCTGATTGCCACGCCCCAGCATATGACGAATCTCACGGAGGAGATTTTCATGCTCTCCTCGCTGATCACGCATTGCGAGACCATCTTTGccagctcctcctcctcctcgtccACCTCCTAA
- the LOC117785804 gene encoding N-chimaerin isoform X2, whose product MSKVAGTVATLPGGGEPSSPVQKVWKPELYKIQLDAPAPNPVRCQRILEDNNQAVRLYGSEYHGLMGHLEAEQLLSNASDGSYLVRRSPKSDGYYTLSVRFNKRTKHYKVFYKTGPGQGHGHYLREQDKHYETVHEMVADGLINFHMQLHASPIIQQINQQTKNCYQQSPYMTLNRRKLRALSNEMGKSSVSASVSVDDCDANTTTVADIPVDNPLISQQVTQQQLPPQDPMPLVYEKPHNFKVHTFKGLNWCEFCANFLWGFTAQGVKCEACGFMAHNKCSELVPPKCVPDLKCIRGVFGTDLTTMVQLHQCNIPFVVRRCVEEVEARGMLQEGIYRVSGFADEIDALKLALDRDGDKTDMSEAAYGNVNVIAGTLKLYLRLLPVPLITFQAYPSFMTAGNAKQTEQLQLMAEAVRRLPPAHYSCLQYMLEHLKRVASHYAVNKMNEHNLATVFAPTLIATPQHMTNLTEEIFMLSSLITHCETIFASSSSSSSTS is encoded by the exons ATGTCAAAAGTAGCGGGCACAGTGGCTACACTGCCTGGCGGAGGTGAACCGAGTTCTCCCGTCCAAAAGGTGTGGAAACCGGAAC TGTATAAAATCCAATTGGATGCACCCGCACCGAATCCGGTGCGTTGCCAACGCATCTTGGAGGATAACAATCAGGCGGTGCGATTATACGGCAGTGAATATCACGGCCTGATGGGACACCTAGAGGCGGAGCAGCTGCTGTCGAATGCCAGCGATGGCAGCTATCTGGTGCGACGCAGTCCCAAAAGCGATGGATACTACACGCTGAGCGTGAGATTCAACAAGCGGACAAAGCACTACAAGGTCTTTTACAAAACGGGTCCGGGACAAGGCCATGGACACTACTTGCGGGAGCAGGACAAACACTATGAGACGGTGCATGAAATGGTCGCCGACGGACTGATCAACTTCCATATGCAGCTGCACGCCAGCCCCATCATACAGCAGATCAATCAGCAGACCAAAAACTGTTACCAACAGAGTCCCTACATGACCCTCAATCGTCGCAAGCTGCGCGCACTCTCCAACGAGATGGGCAAGTCATCTGTCTCCGCCTCTGTCTCGGTAGATGATTGTGATGCAAACACGACGACTGTGGCAGACATTCCTGTGGACAATCCACTGATTAGTCAGCAGGTGacgcagcaacagctgccaccACAGGATCCCATGCCGTTGGTCTATGAGAAGCCGCACAATTTCAAGGTGCACACCTTCAAGGGACTTAACTGGTGTGAGTTCTGCGCCAACTTCCTCTGGGGCTTCACGGCGCAGGGCGTCAAGTGTGAGGCATGCGGCTTTATGGCGCACAACAAGTGCTCGGAGCTGGTGCCGCCGAAGTGTGTGCCCGACCTGAAGTGCATACGCGGTGTCTTTGGCACCGATCTGACCACCATGGTCCAGCTGCATCAATGCAACATACCATTTGTGGTGCGACGCTGTGTCGAGGAGGTCGAGGCACGTGGCATGCTACAGGAGGGCATCTATCGGGTCTCTGGCTTTGCCGATGAGATCGATGCACTCAAACTGGCGCTCGATCGCGACGGCGACAAGACGGACATGTCCGAGGCGGCCTATGGCAATGTCAATGTCATTGCCGGCACTCTCAAGCTGTATCTGCGCCTGCTGCCCGTACCGCTCATCACGTTCCAGGCGTATCCCAGTTTTATGACTGCAG GCAACGCGAAGCAGACGGAACAGCTGCAGTTGATGGCGGAGGCAGTGCGTCGATTGCCGCCAGCTCATTATAGCTGCCTCCAATACATGCTGGAGCATCTCAAGCG TGTTGCATCACATTACGCCGTCAACAAGATGAATGAGCACAATTTGGCAACTGTGTTTGCGCCCACGCTGATTGCCACGCCCCAGCATATGACGAATCTCACGGAGGAGATTTTCATGCTCTCCTCGCTGATCACGCATTGCGAGACCATCTTTGccagctcctcctcctcctcgtccACCTCCTAA
- the LOC117794279 gene encoding myosin-2 essential light chain, whose translation MAAYTEDQLAEFQEAFNLFDNRGDGKIQLSQVGECLRALGQNPTESDVKKCTHQLKPDERISFEVFLPIYQAISKARSGDTADDFIEGLRHFDKDASGYISSAELRHLLTTLGEKLTDEEVEQLLANMEDQQGNINYEEFVRMVMSG comes from the exons ATG GCAGCTTACACCGAGGATCAGTTGGctg AGTTCCAGGAGGCCTTCAATCTGTTTGATAATCGCGGCGATGGCAAAATTCAACTGAGCCAGGTGGGAGAATGCTTGCGGGCATTGGGACAGAATCCGACGGAGTCGGATGTGAAGAAGTGCACGCATCAATTGAAGCCCGATGAGCGCATCTCATTTGAGGTCTTTCTGCCCATCTATCAGGCCATATCGAAGGCACGTTCCGGCGATACGGCCGATGATTTTATTGAGGGATTGCGTCATTTCGATAAGGATGCCAGCGGTTACATATCATCGGCGGAGCTGCGCCATCTGTTGACCACGCTGGGTGAGAAGCTGACCGATGAGGAGGTGGAACAGCTGTTGGCCAACATGGAGGATCAGCAGGGCAATATCAACTATGAGGAGTTTGTGCGCATGGTCATGAGCGGTTAG
- the LOC117789653 gene encoding uncharacterized protein LOC117789653 yields MSCTVNQNQKQNQNPTQDNIQKIVQNQINNQNQKQIQIQPANQFQGDNNAVSSFWTCEELLQALSQVLRLREIFNMFARFSGSNTIDILKVPECLHAMGLHFVESTLKSFLSERLLKFPQSKPPTRVSFEFVLSIYCDLSSLEEVPTAAVMINGFRCCDTQNTGELPYNMLRRMLTLVSERLHDTEVSSLLDNMKDDKGNIKYVALLETLFPTDIDASEKLRQARLYLNALGKNASHMDMHKRDEFIRALRNLDNTHTGCVGTDQLLSLLNSNGDRFTVTELASLTRGMTNCKKQVDYRMFLRLIMND; encoded by the coding sequence ATGAGTTGTACCGTCAATCAGAATCAGAAACAGAATCAGAACCCAACTCAGGACAATATTCAAAAGATTGTACAAAATCAGATAAATAATCagaatcaaaaacaaatacaaatacaacccGCTAATCAATTTCAAGGTGACAACAATGCTGTGAGTAGTTTCTGGACATGCGAGGAGTTGTTGCAAGCCTTGTCGCAGGTGTTGAGGCTGCGGGAGATCTTTAATATGTTCGCCCGATTCAGTGGCAGCAATACCATCGATATTCTCAAGGTGCCCGAGTGTCTGCACGCGATGGGATTGCATTTTGTGGAGTCCACATTGAAAAGCTTTCTCTCGGAGCGCCTGTTGAAGTTTCCACAGTCGAAGCCGCCGACTCGAGTTAGTTTTGAGTTTGTGCTATCGATCTACTGTGATCTGTCCAGTTTGGAGGAGGTGCCCACAGCTGCGGTGATGATCAATGGCTTCCGATGTTGTGATACACAGAATACGGGTGAATTGCCGTATAATATGCTACGCCGTATGCTTACCTTAGTAAGTGAACGACTTCACGATACGGAGGTCTCATCTCTGCTGGACAATATGAAGGATGATAAGGGAAATATCAAGTATGTTGCACTATTGGAGACCTTGTTTCCTACGGATATTGATGCCTCCGAAAAGCTGAGACAAGCACGACTTTATTTGAATGCACTCGGTAAAAATGCCAGTCACATGGATATGCATAAACGGGATGAGTTCATCAGGGCTCTTCGCAATTTGGATAATACTCACACTGGATGTGTTGGCACCGATCAATTGCTAAGTTTATTGAATTCGAATGGAGATCGCTTCACAGTCACCGAACTAGCGTCCCTCACCCGAGGTATGACCAATTGCAAGAAACAGGTCGACTATCGTATGTTTCTACGCCTCATCATGAATGATTAG